CTCAAAGGTGCAGAATTTTTGCAAGGATCAAGATTCAAGCGAAGTAGATTCGTCACAACAGCAACAGGAAAACTGTCATCAGACTGTTATTTCCCAAGCAACAGTACAATACAGGAACCCACACCCACAGCGCTACATACGAACGTACAAAATAATCCCGTTAGGCAACATATGCGGAATTCGCAAACCCAACCAATCCCGCGATCGCTTAAACCTTCCCCAACTCCCCTTCCCGGCAAACCACAACGCCCTAATCTGCGCAAAGCGCCGCCTTTCCATCCCAAGCGGAATCAATACCGTTTAAATTTCCTGTAAATCAAAGCACTCGCATCCAACGAAACCATATTATAATAGCTTTCCGTCCAGGAAGCAGACCACGAACCAATCAAGGAAAGCACCACGGGGAAGCGAAGTCAGCGTCGTCGTTACCTGCTCCGAAATCGGCGAGCCGGGGCGGGCGGGGATCGACGGGCGGACGCACGCGGCGCGGCGCCGAAGGCCGGGGAGCACGTGCGCCGGCGGAATCTGCGAGAATCTACAGCGGCGAGGGGAATCCGGCGAGTTGGTTCGTGCGTgacggcgggcgggcgggcgagaCCTGAAAAAGTATTTGGGAGAGTGGCGCCGCGTTGGTTGCAGAGCTTTGTTTGCCTGCTGAGTGGGCCCCTGACGCCCGGGCTCACTTGTCAGTGGGAGGACGCGAGCGGGAAACGAAAATATTCTCATTGGCTGCGAAAACGGAAACGGTCGGCCGTGGCTTACGGTGGAAGAAAGCGTGTGGGAGGCCACGACGGAACGGCAGATAATGACTGTTGGGTACGTGAAATTTCACACGAATTTCGTCGAAATTTCAGGACCGTTTGGAAGAGGAGTACGAAGTCCATCCCCCCAAACATGAACCGGAGAAATCCAGGTGAATTTAATTTAATTTAGATGTATCCAAGGAAACAACAGGCACATGTTCGGAGTAATTTAGGCAATTGTACAGCGAAACAAATCCAAACTATGTAGAAATACAAAAAAGGAAATAAATCGCATTCAAACGCTAAAATCCAGGAAACTAACAAATGGAAAAAAAAGGTCAAAATCCAACTCGCTTTGCCTCAGCCCCTCATGCGTGAGCAGCCGGGCCGAGGCCCACTACGAACGGCCCAGGCGGCCCAAAGTAGGGCACGCCCgtgggcgggggcgcggcggctgaggcggaggacgacgacgacgaagcGACACCGGGGAACGCAGCCACGGCGGGCTGCGTGAGCGGGTTGGCCGGCGGCGtggtggcggcgccggcggtggccggcAGGAGCGGGTCGCCGTACGCGGGCCCCTGCTGCTGGCAGTCGGGCCAGCGGCAGTCTGTCTGGGCCCTGTTGGCTCCCCACGTGTGGCGGGCCAGGCCGAAGCCGAGGACGAGGCCCGCGACGAGGAGCGCCGCGACGAGGCACAGGAAGATCTTGGTGGCCTTGCCCACGTAGCAGCACATCGGAAGGCAGGCCCGCCGctgctccctctcttcttcaACCTCTAGCCACCACTCCCTCCTCTCTCACCAGCATAACATGCAGGAGAGCACGCACGGAAGGAGAAtgggggagagaagagagaggtaGGGTGATGGCGAATGGGTCACAGAGGAAGAGGGGGCACTCGGCCACCTCGCTTTTGTTTTTGGTGTTGGTGCTGCTTGTCGGATTAGCGCTCGTGCATGGCTACACgtgaaggagagagagagcgtGAGAAAAAGTTCTGTTAGTTGCTGTTACCGAAGTACACACAGTATTATAAGCAATTAACAAACAATCACGAGAACTTAATTATGTCACAAAAACTTTTTATCTTATTCAGTGCCGTTCAGTTTCAGCAGTTAGTTTGGTGTTTGGTCATCATATCAGCCTGCTCTGTGCTCTGTTTTTGAAAGAACATGCTCTATGCTCTGTGCTTTCTGGTTTGCATGACAGAACAGAAAGGTCAGATTACGGCAACACAAAATCATTTCTGCAGTGGTACGTTCTGCACTAGTACTCTTCTGCATTCACCTGACAGATTCAAGGGATCAAGTGCTGGTTGATGTCGGCAGAATTGCAGAAAACAAGCAGAGATTCTCAGGCGACAAAAGCACACTTCTACCATCTGTTGTGCTTGTCAGTAACAGAAGTTACTCTGCCGACACTCCTGGTGGGGATCTATTGGAAGAGGCGACAGTAAGTGTGAAGCTTCAGAGCCCCACAGACCCTGGGAATGGGATCATGGAGAATGCACTGTACAGTGTACACCACAGTCCATGGTGCCATGGCAGCATGCCATGGTGTCTCCCCAGCAATGATTTGCCTTTCCTTCCTCGTCTCCCCTTTCATCTTTTTTCTTCAGCGCCTCTTGGGCCAAGATGAGTATCATTGAGGGAAAAGCTGAAGCCAACCTGTGACATATCAATAGTTGCTCACATGTTGCATTGGGCCACAGCACAGCTTGCAGTTTTGTTCATTATCCTAGGGTGGTTAGATGTGGTGCCTGCAGGTCAGGTCCATTTCTGTTGTATATTCGTTTGATTCAGATGCAAAGCTGCAGTTGCACTGGCACCTTCAAATATATGATAATCTTATCTAGAAGCTACCTTTACCCATTATCTAAAAAAAAAGAAGCTACCTCTACCACATAGTACCTACCAACGTAATCTGGGATTGTACATCACGCTTAATCATGGGGATTTGCACATTTGCAATGCTGCAGAGATGGTAACACTTTAATACTCCATTGTCAGAAGAGAGGAATTTGGCACTAGCATAATCAACCATTTCTGAAGCGACCTTTATTTTTCAACCCCAAACGCATGCCACATTCAGAGTCACactctttcaaaaaaaaaatgtttcAGAGTCACACACACTGCTGTCACAGTTGCAGAACCAACAGGCAAGACTACTGAGTTATAAAGCGACACCCATCAGAGTCACAAACGCGACAATGTACAGTTTGGAACGTCCAGATTCAGAAGACCTGACCAGGCAGTGCTCTCGGCCATATGAGAGTTTCAGAGGACATGGTGGCGAGGAACGACTATTCGACGACTATCTGAGTTTCGAAGGGATCAGCAGAAGCATCCACCATCTTCTTCAACTCATCTGGATTTGCCCCAACAATCTTCCTCACCACCTCCTTGTTCTTGATGAGGAAAAATGTCGGCATGGCCTTCACTCCGTACTTGGATGAAACACTCTGCATTCATTTACGGTGCGTCAGTACATCATGGTGGCATAGCATAATCAGGCTTTCTTCAGAGACATGTACGAAGAGTGAGTTTCTGCATGTGTTGTGTCATAATATCAAATTTATAAAATATAAATATGATGTGGCTAAGAGAGTTCCTTTCTTTCCTTAGAGGTTAGACCATAAAAAGCCCAGACACATGACCGGTAAGATCAAAAGTGATTTACCTGGATATCGTCAACATCCACATAGAGGAACAAGATCTCAGGGTGGGTCTGAGCTAGCTCCTCAAACTTGTAGTTCATGGACAGGGATGTCACACACCATGATGCCCCGAAATGAGCAACAACCTGCACGACATGGGGGGGATAATTTATCAAGGTTAAAATTTTGTGTGGATTTGAAAAACAGGAGCAGGATCGCTAGCAAAACAGAGCACCACCGTCAGGCTAATCTTTCCCCAGCTCTACTGATTTTGCTCATTATAATGAAAGGAAAAGATGTAAAGGATGCACAAACagcaaaaggaagaagaagaagaaggagcaTGGCTATATAGAAACCAAGTTGCTAAAAAGTTGCATAATCTCACAAAAGCAACAGCGTTATGATATACATCAATCATTCTAGCACAATCATAAACAGAAACAAAGAATGGACCAAACTGGAAACGACTGAGAGCCCACAACATCAAAGGGCATTGCTGGAACTTTGAAAATTGAACGGAAtctcaacaagaagaaaagaaccAGGCCAAAGGAGAGGGGATAGGAGGAAAGGGAGAGGAAGGGGTACCCACAGGGCGCCCTTCGTTGCTTGCTTGATTGGTGAATAGCTCCCATGCCTCCTCGCTCTGAACCTTCACGACCTTCGAATTGCCAACCCCCGGGGCTGCTGGATCTCCATATGGCCTGAGAACACAAGCTTCTTCCCCTTCTCTGTTCTGCTTCTTGGTCTCCTCCTCCCAGATCCCTTCCCCAGCAAGAAAAAGATTTACAGATTGTTTACGGAAGCAAAGGTGTGCCAATCCACTCCGCTAAGATAAGCATGGGAATATATTCTACAGATGGTGGGTCCAGCCTTATTTTGGCTGGTCTGATTTTTCTGAAGTCAGGAGGATCCTATGCAGTATTAAAAAATCTTATGTGTTTATGTCAACCACATAAGAGATACTTCCAGTAGTAGAAAAAAGAGAGGCATACAAATGGAAGCATATTAATACAATGCTTATAAGGTGAGAACATGTGAGGCATAAATATTAATACAATGCTTATCAGGTAAGATGCCGGAAAGGAGCCCACAACTTAACCTTATTAACTAACATCCTAGTAAAACGCGTCCATCATAGTCAAATCCACATCATAGTGTGTTGCTGGCAGTGCTACATTCTTCTGTGGCATCAACTTGCTATCTTCTTGAGGGAAAAAACAGCTTCCTTACCTAAGATGGTACATAGCACCACATCGATGATAGCACACGGCATCACAAAAACATGGGCCTCATATGAGGTTAGGATTACTTTGGTGCCACTTCATGGACCCCAGTGGTGTTTAGTAACGAAAACCACTTCATGGACCCCCAGTGTGTTTAGTAATGAAAAGGTATCATTTTCTGGACTATATGAGAACTACAGATAAGGAAtaagtttctttttttttccaagAAAAACCCGTGAAGATGAGTATTATACATAGGTTCTTATCAGCACTATGGCAATTAAAGATACTGTACCCCTCCAGTATAAGTAACCAATCAACTCTCTAGTTTCCTACTTTCGTTAGTTGGTATCTTTTGATGTTGAATAGAACAGTCATCAGGTCAATTATCCTTGACACTTAGGTCGGTGTGTTTGGTGGAGCTCGAGTTTCTAACGTACGTGGCACGTCTGTAATTGGACATCTCCGGGAGTTGGCTGCCTGCCTCTCCTTTGTATTATTTCCTTCTTAATGAAATGACACACAGCTTTCACGCATCGTTGGAGAAAAAAGGGATGTTGAATAGAACTTGGATTATCCAATGAAAAATAACCTGGTCTCTGGGGTATTATAAAAGTTCCATCCTACAATATTAGTATGACTTTGGGTGCTTTTGCTTATAAGAAAAGTCCTTCACCAAATGGGAATAAATGAATCAAGACAAGGCACCTTGAACCTATCTTCTAATTTATGGCAGAAACACAAATCCAGAATCTTCCATATATTTATTTTGCTTCTTGTAGTTTCAAGGCAGCGTGAGCATGGATGATCCGACAGACCTATCCAATCCGTACTGGTGTTGCATCCTTAGTACAGACAGGGATAAGATCcaaaatagatggggaaacaaCCCCTACCTACACGTAATGCAATGATTTTGTATGATATGAGCAATAATTGAGTTTGACAAAACCAGCTTAACCCATAAATTCCATCTAGTGGAGGCACAAACATGGAATGTCGAATTCAATCATACATAAGGACTGATCCAGGATGAAACAACCCCAGTGCGTAGTTACAAGGTATAGCGTACACAGTACGAGTTAACATCACAATCAAGCTCCATGTTGTCTCCTATAAATCGCGAACGCGTAATGTAGCATAATTCTACCCAAGATCCATGCCATTATCTTAATTCTGATAGTGACTTAGGAAACAAATGAATTTTTTTTGGAAATTTAGAATTATAACCTATAGCAAACACCTTGCATCCTAGCTGTGTATAGTACATACACTTACCGATTGCCGCACGGAAGGAAAAGGAATTGCTCATAGCTTTCGCCTGCTGGCTTCGATCAAGAACATGATCGATTCCGGGAAAGCGCTCGAGGTCTCAGGGCGCTGCGCCGTCGAAGTCTCCGGTCGCCGCCGGAGAAGACGCCGCCGCGGATTCTGACGAGCTCCCCGTGCTTGCAAGTTGCAACGCCGGCTTGAACTTGGGCCGCAGCTGCGCGCGTGCCTGGGCTCAGGATAAGGATGGGCCGCGTGTGTGAGCTCAAGATATTAGAATTctttgtttcattttttttttcaaattgaATGAACCAGAGTAATGATCATAAACTTTGCTGCTGGCTCGTGCTCCAGATTGAAAAAATATAGAATAATTTTGGAATAGCCATCCTGATAGTTTTACGCAAGAATACAAAGGTTTCAGAGAAAAGACAGTACAGAAGAAagttacctgaaaaacaagcTCATAGTGCAGCAAACGAGCAAGCAGGCTGTGAATTGTTCGTCACTCGTGTCATAAGCTGGAAACTGGCATTAGCTCGTCAAAAGATTCGTCCATGATAATATATATAATATGGCTGCTTCAAGAGGCAATACTTCAGTTTTTGCTGCGTTGTCCCGTGGAACAGCCACTCATGACCCCAAATAAGTAGAGTACAAGGTACCAAGTGACTTTTCGTTGTAGCATAGTAGCATATAGTACTGTTGCTGTTGCCAATTGCCATAAAGCCAGCAGCTGAGTTCTGCTTGGCTGGAAAAAAACGTAGTTTCAATTTTGAAACCACCGTCACAATTAATATTACTCAAAAATCTGCTATACCAAACGGAAAGCGTGACAAGATGTCAGCACTCAAACATATGCTGCTCTCAGCACATTGCCACTGCCTACACTGTACAAATTACAAGATTTCTGTCGCGCCTCACCTTTGTGGCCAAATGTAGCATAAACCACCTCATTATACATCATATTACAATGATGGCTACAACGACTttacccataactcagcctagaATCAAAGGAACGTGCTTGTGTCTGACGTCTTGGTATCCCGATTTCACAAGCATTCACCCTTGAAGCAAACCTCAATGAGCATATCGTCTCCCCAACAGATGATGCCTCAGGTGAAATATTGACAAACATGAGAGTTTTCGAGTCTCCTCCAAGGCAAGGCTGCAAAGTCAAGTTATAGCTAAGAAATTGTTTGAAATAGACTCCAGAATATACACCTTTAAATAGATACCCTGAATCACTAACCTGCAATAGGTATGTAAGTTTTGAATTTCTGAAGGGAACATGGTCGTCTCCTTTTGCAATCGCAAAGATTACATCACTCAAAGCTGACAAGCTTTTATTGATTGACTAAAACATAAAAAAAAAAGCATGATTACATACCACTATCGAATGCTGAGAATATTGGAAATCTATAAGAAACAAACACTTACCTGAGTTTCCTTCAAGCGATCACCTGTGGAACCACTTTTAGCAAGACGCTCGCTTCCAGCTAAATCAATCAAGTTAAGGACCCCTTGGACATGTTGACCTGTGTTCTGtaagaaaatgaaaaaaaaattcTCCCATCATTTATGTTTATTTAAAATGCTGAGTATTTGTCTAAAAAAAGAATTAACATCCATACGAAAATGAAGCATTAAGCACACTATATATTTTGGTAGATGTTGGCATGATAATAAAGTTAAAAGTTTTTTAATATAGTTCCTGATAGCTCAATATGTAGACTTTGCATACCTCATTTGATCCTAATATCTTTAGTGTGAACACAAAATGGCTCCTAGAAGATTGCTCATTCATCTGGGTCTTACCCACAGACCTGTTAAAAATGGAGAACACATAATTAGATCCAATACAGATATGTAGTCACATAAATATACATGTAGGAACACCAGGTTAGATACAAGGTTAAACTAGTGATTTTACTTCCCTAAAAACAAGCACTATATATTAACACTAGTCTTTGCACAAAATAAATAATACACCAGTAAGTCTATTCTATTGAAGTGAAAAATTACCGGCAGATGTCAATGCTCAACAAAAAACAAGGGTCAAATGCATATGTGCGATCAAAGAGGCTCACCTGCTGTGGGATGCTTTATCTAGTAGAGTAGTCACATCAGCAATACTGAAGACATCAATAATTGTAAGGTCAGACACAGTTGTATTCCCATGAGAGTCGTGCTTTATAGTGTATTGTTTACTGGGTGTCATGTCAAAACTATTTGGGCGGCCTGGTGCTAACAAATCGCGAATTGTCTCATTGTATATTTCCAACATTGATACCTACACATTGAGTCAAATATAAATAAATTATATTAGTAACAACACAAACCAAAGCAGCATTGTGAAAGCCAAATACTTGTGTGATACTAACTTGCATGGAATACTCCCATCCTTGAGACTCTAGAGATTGACTTGTCTTAAAAATTTGTTCCAATGAGCGAGGTATTATGCCTTTTTGATCAATCCCCGGCCTGCCCATCATTGTATAAGTTTTACCAGATCCGGTTTGACCGTATGCAAATATGCATACCTGCATCACAGCGACACATTAACCATGATAAATTGCTTCATAGATGAACAAAAGATATGGCAACTAACGAAGATATGTGAAAAAGAAATGACAATTCATATGAACTGAAAGCTCCATCAGGATAGTAGTAACTTGATTGTGTGTGAATTATGTGGTCGTCTTAACACAACAAAGGCACCACATCACTAGAAACTCCAAATGTTAATACTTTTAAGCATATGATTTCCATTACATATGTTGGGAGTTAGGATGATTGCAACCATACAAGATGAACATTTATAACTATCCATCAGCACATCATGTTGTAATTCAAAGTTAATACCTTGTATCCATCAAGGGCACTTTGGACTAATTGCGATATTTCCACAAACACATCTTCTTGTGAAGCATTGTGGTCAAAAACCTTGTCATATGAGAAGGAAAGCTTCTGGCCTTCATAGGAACATATAACAACAAAGGAACACCACATTAGTATCATAATATAAAATTCAGTAGGAAACCCAAGAAATAACCATGTTGAACACATAATTTACCTTGGTTCATCAAATCAATAGCACGCCCAGTAGATTCTACTGATGTTGGAAAAGAGATAGAGGCACCTTCTGGACCATTTGAATCACCATCAAACCGAAGAAGTGGCCGAACTCGACAAAAAACCCTGATATTTCCTTTCAATTCCTGCAAAGATAAGGCCAATCAATACCTAGAGAGTAAAACTTATATATTAATACTTCAACTGCTCATTcaaagtttttttttaaaaaaaagagatACTAATAAATAACAGCTTAACAAAGAGATAGTATGCTTTCAAGTATTACCAGTATGGTGTTGTGTAGTTTTTTCCGCAACTCGTCACCTTCAACAATTTGAGACTCTGCATGTGCCAAACGCTCCTCGAGGTATTTTATTTTCTCCTTCTGCTCTTCGTATCCTGTCATCGCCTCGATTGCAGTCATATCAGCAAGCTGCATAGATAAACAATTGTTTCAAACAACAAAAATGAAACAATACATTAGTTTCATAGAGGTATAGAAACACTAGCGGCAACTAGCAAATCTTCAACTTCTAACCTTCAACTTCTGGGTTGCAGCTGCAAGCTGCTTCTGAAAAGTCTGAATCTGTTTTTGCTGTGTATTGCATGTTTCCTAATAACAGAGAATGATTTTAAGCCCAATAGTTATGAGCTACAGATATGAATTCGAACCTGCAGATACAAACCTCAAGTGACGATACTTTTGTACTCATGCTTTCACATTCTTTTGATGATCTACCAATTTGTTCCTTGCAATT
The sequence above is drawn from the Panicum hallii strain FIL2 chromosome 7, PHallii_v3.1, whole genome shotgun sequence genome and encodes:
- the LOC112901591 gene encoding kinesin-like protein KIN-14H; translation: MASSVPPRSSYLKKENAGTARREMGLKVTPRRNVLSAINNGEANGGTSSAPADGGGAEAAPVVEFSGREDVERLLAEKMKGKSKNDYKGRVEQMSDYIKKLRACTRWYMELEDGYLAEQEKLRGTLDAENSRHTELETQLSNAIEELKAANLDLTRRCESLEETLNREKSEKLIAVESYEKEKQERESAESSRDVLTVDLERVTHDAKRFSEQLKMVQDTNKRLQEYNTSLQQYNSNLQADASKSGETISKLQKEKSAMMESMATLRECNNSMSSQLESSRASQQEAIRVKEELRKEVECLRAELKQVRDDRDHSIAQLNSLNIELANCKEQIGRSSKECESMSTKVSSLEETCNTQQKQIQTFQKQLAAATQKLKLADMTAIEAMTGYEEQKEKIKYLEERLAHAESQIVEGDELRKKLHNTILELKGNIRVFCRVRPLLRFDGDSNGPEGASISFPTSVESTGRAIDLMNQGQKLSFSYDKVFDHNASQEDVFVEISQLVQSALDGYKVCIFAYGQTGSGKTYTMMGRPGIDQKGIIPRSLEQIFKTSQSLESQGWEYSMQVSMLEIYNETIRDLLAPGRPNSFDMTPSKQYTIKHDSHGNTTVSDLTIIDVFSIADVTTLLDKASHSRSVGKTQMNEQSSRSHFVFTLKILGSNENTGQHVQGVLNLIDLAGSERLAKSGSTGDRLKETQSINKSLSALSDVIFAIAKGDDHVPFRNSKLTYLLQPCLGGDSKTLMFVNISPEASSVGETICSLRFASRVNACEIGIPRRQTQARSFDSRLSYG
- the LOC112901546 gene encoding uncharacterized protein Os04g0629400-like, with product MCCYVGKATKIFLCLVAALLVAGLVLGFGLARHTWGANRAQTDCRWPDCQQQGPAYGDPLLPATAGAATTPPANPLTQPAVAAFPGVASSSSSSASAAAPPPTGVPYFGPPGPFVVGLGPAAHA
- the LOC112900869 gene encoding thioredoxin-like protein CXXS1 yields the protein MELDCDVNSYCRSGLAHLCFRKQSVNLFLAGEGIWEEETKKQNREGEEACVLRPYGDPAAPGVGNSKVVKVQSEEAWELFTNQASNEGRPVVAHFGASWCVTSLSMNYKFEELAQTHPEILFLYVDVDDIQSVSSKYGVKAMPTFFLIKNKEVVRKIVGANPDELKKMVDASADPFETQIVVE